In a single window of the Danio rerio strain Tuebingen ecotype United States chromosome 20, GRCz12tu, whole genome shotgun sequence genome:
- the ak7a gene encoding adenylate kinase 7a (The RefSeq protein has 10 substitutions compared to this genomic sequence), with protein MNDLHSNQTTNMANSERRATRVFLNNIDSYSSKNIAQFLSSCVVGASLGEGEEEDKHDASSDEPCFQIVGTVANKDAKQESFASEQYWSLSRDELLQCLMRCDVIVYNITEHTDLIDEATWAISALHSEIGHFESPKIFILLSPILTWAMTKPPDPDDPDIPLTEEDYKKRRPHPNFKEHTSTERLVLKLGKTKKSILGTYIVTSGLQYGMGENMFHFFFQTAWLGKLSSVPIFGPGTNNIPAVHVHDLARVVQKIIDHKPKTHYFIAVDDSKSTFEDIVKAIASAVGPGQTEKVLKEDASGNITETELLYLSVNLRIESVFIKERLNINLDFESGIVDNIVRVVEEFKQTRKLLPIKICLLGPPAVGKSTVAEELCKYYKLNHVTVDEAVSEKIRQLEELLERNEKTAENEELLSAAEEKLKAIKNSMLQNGGQLDNQQIIHIIMEKLNSMPCRNQGFVLDGYPKTYSQANELFQDENMEVEDGRATEPKYNKVMIPEFVFSLDATDDFLKARVRSLPQNVAEMKHYTQEEFTDSLAKFRQTLAEDESVLDYFDELEIHPEHIDCENVAVVEKIIKTVGRPMNYGLSPEEMEEEKKRKEHERHQQLKQEEAENKLRETMENDKFASLLEEWNRNTAEVEKQEHELLEARSVPMRHYLMKYVMPTVVQGLVDCCKVKPDDPVDFLAEHLFRSNPDD; from the exons ATGAACGATCTCCATAGCAACCAAACGACAAACATGGCCAACAGTAAGAGCCGCGCCACACGAGTCTTTCTCAACAACATCGACTCGTATTCTTCCAAAAATATCGCCCAG ttcttGTCCTCGTGCGTTGTCGGCGCGTCTCTCAGCGAAGGAGAGGAAGAGGACAAACACGACGCGTCTTCAGATGAACCATGTTTTCAGATAGTCGGAACAGTCGCGAATAAAGATGCTAAACAAGAAAGTTTTGCATCGGAGCAATACTGG TCTCTGAGCCGAGATGAGCTCCTGCAGTGTCTTATGCGCTGTGATGTTATTGTGTATAACATCACCGAACACACTGATCTCATAGATGAGGCAACATGGGCCATTTCAG CTCTGCATTCTGAAATCGGACATTTCGAGTCCCCCAAAATATTCATCCTGCTGTCACCGATCCTGACATGGGCGATGACCAAACCACCTGATCCT GATGATCCTGACATTCCTTTGACTGAAGAGGACTACAAAAAAAGAAGACCACATCCAAACTTTAAGGAACACACCAGCACAGAGAGGCTCGTGCTTAAACTGGGGAAAACT aaaaaGTCAATCCTGGGAACATATATTGTAACATCAGGACTGCAGTATGGCATGGGCGAGAACATGTTTCACTTCTTCTTCCAA ACCGCTTGGCTTGGAAAGCTGAGCAGCGTCCCTATATTTGGACCTGGGACAAACAACATTCCTGCCGTTCACGTCCATGACCTTGCAAG AGTGGTGCAGAAGATCATCGATCACAAACCGAAAACGCACTATTTCATCGCCGTGGATGACTCCAAGAGCACTTTTGAAGACATTGTGAAA GCAATTGCCTCTGCAGTAGGATCTGGACAAACAGAAAAAGTCCTGAAGGAGGATGCCAGTGGCAATATTACG GAAACCGAGTTGCTTTACCTCAGTGTCAATCTTCGGATTGAGTCCGTTTTCATAAAGGAAAGGTTAAACATCAGCTTGGATTTTGAATCTGGAATAGTTGATAACATTGTTCGTGTGGTGGAGGAATTCAAACAGACAAGGCAACTGTTG CCCATAAAAATCTGTCTTCTTGGGCCCCCTGCTGTTGGCAAAAGCACAGTTGCAGAAGAGTTGTGCAAATACTACAAACTTCACCATGTTACTGTTGATGAAGCCGTCAGTGAGAAAATCAGACGGTTG GAGGAACTGCTTGAGAGAAATGAGAAGACAGCTGAGAATGAGGAATTGCTCTCTGCTGCTGAAGAGAAACTTAAAGCTATAAAGAACAGCATGCTTCAAAATGGGG GCCAGTTGGACAACCAGCAAATCATTCATATCATAATGGAGAAGCTAAACTCAATGCCCTGCAGAAATCAAGGGTTTGTTCTTGATGGATACCCAAAGACTTATTCACAGGCTAATGAGCTTTTCCAAG atgaaaACATGGAAGTGGAAGATGGCAGAGCTACAGAACCCAAATATAACAAAGTGATGATTCCAG AGTTCGTCTTCTCATTGGACGCCACTGATGATTTTCTGAAAGCACGTGTTCGGAGCCTTCAACAGAATGTTGCAGAGAtgaaacactacacacaagaGGAGTTTACCGACAGTCTTGCAAAATTCAGGCAGACTTTGGCAGAAGACGAGTCTGTGCTCGACTATTTCGATGAACTAGAAATCCACCCTGAACACATTG ACTGTGAGAATGTGGCTGTGGTGGAGAAGATCATTAAGACAGTCGGACGGCCAATGAACTACGGTCTGAGCCCAGAAGAaatggaggaggagaagaagaggaAAGAACATGAACGACACCAGCAGCTGAAGCAGGGGGAAGCTGAGAACAAACTCAGGGAGACCATGGAAAATGATAAATTTGCCAGTCTTTTGGAGGAATGG AACAGGAATACGGCTGAGGTGGAGAAGCAGGAACATGAGCTATTAGAGGCAAGATCTGTCCCCATGAGACACTACCTGATGAAGTATGTCATGCCCACTGTCGTACAAGGACTGGTGGACTGCTGCAAGGTCAAGCCTGATGACCCTGTGGActttttg GCTGAACACCTCTTCAGGAGCAACCCAGATGATTAG
- the ak7a gene encoding adenylate kinase 7a isoform X1, with amino-acid sequence MNDLHSNQTTNMANSKSRATRVFLNNIDSYSSKNIAQFLSSCVVGASLSEGEEEDKHDASSDEPCFQIVGTVANKDAKQESFASEQYWSLSRDELLQCLMRCDVIVYNITEHTDLIDEATWAISALHSEIGHFESPKIFILLSPILTWAMTKPPDPDDPDIPLTEEDYKKRRPHPNFKEHTSTERLVLKLGKTKKSILGTYIVTSGLQYGMGENMFHFFFQTAWLGKLSSVPIFGPGTNNIPAVHVHDLARVVQKIIDHKPKTHYFIAVDDSKSTFEDIVKAIASAVGSGQTEKVLKEDASGNITETELLYLSVNLRIESVFIKERLNISLDFESGIVDNIVRVVEEFKQTRQLLPIKICLLGPPAVGKSTVAEELCKYYKLHHVTVDEAVSEKIRRLEELLERNEKTAENEELLSAAEEKLKAIKNSMLQNGGQLDNQQIIHIIMEKLNSMPCRNQGFVLDGYPKTYSQANELFQDENMEVEDGRATEPKYNKVMIPEFVFSLDATDDFLKARVRSLQQNVAEMKHYTQEEFTDSLAKFRQTLAEDESVLDYFDELEIHPEHIDCENVAVVEKIIKTVGRPMNYGLSPEEMEEEKKRKEHERHQQLKQGEAENKLRETMENDKFASLLEEWNRNTAEVEKQEHELLEARSVPMRHYLMKYVMPTVVQGLVDCCKVKPDDPVDFLAEHLFRSNPDD; translated from the exons ATGAACGATCTCCATAGCAACCAAACGACAAACATGGCCAACAGTAAGAGCCGCGCCACACGAGTCTTTCTCAACAACATCGACTCGTATTCTTCCAAAAATATCGCCCAG ttcttGTCCTCGTGCGTTGTCGGCGCGTCTCTCAGCGAAGGAGAGGAAGAGGACAAACACGACGCGTCTTCAGATGAACCATGTTTTCAGATAGTCGGAACAGTCGCGAATAAAGATGCTAAACAAGAAAGTTTTGCATCGGAGCAATACTGG TCTCTGAGCCGAGATGAGCTCCTGCAGTGTCTTATGCGCTGTGATGTTATTGTGTATAACATCACCGAACACACTGATCTCATAGATGAGGCAACATGGGCCATTTCAG CTCTGCATTCTGAAATCGGACATTTCGAGTCCCCCAAAATATTCATCCTGCTGTCACCGATCCTGACATGGGCGATGACCAAACCACCTGATCCT GATGATCCTGACATTCCTTTGACTGAAGAGGACTACAAAAAAAGAAGACCACATCCAAACTTTAAGGAACACACCAGCACAGAGAGGCTCGTGCTTAAACTGGGGAAAACT aaaaaGTCAATCCTGGGAACATATATTGTAACATCAGGACTGCAGTATGGCATGGGCGAGAACATGTTTCACTTCTTCTTCCAA ACCGCTTGGCTTGGAAAGCTGAGCAGCGTCCCTATATTTGGACCTGGGACAAACAACATTCCTGCCGTTCACGTCCATGACCTTGCAAG AGTGGTGCAGAAGATCATCGATCACAAACCGAAAACGCACTATTTCATCGCCGTGGATGACTCCAAGAGCACTTTTGAAGACATTGTGAAA GCAATTGCCTCTGCAGTAGGATCTGGACAAACAGAAAAAGTCCTGAAGGAGGATGCCAGTGGCAATATTACG GAAACCGAGTTGCTTTACCTCAGTGTCAATCTTCGGATTGAGTCCGTTTTCATAAAGGAAAGGTTAAACATCAGCTTGGATTTTGAATCTGGAATAGTTGATAACATTGTTCGTGTGGTGGAGGAATTCAAACAGACAAGGCAACTGTTG CCCATAAAAATCTGTCTTCTTGGGCCCCCTGCTGTTGGCAAAAGCACAGTTGCAGAAGAGTTGTGCAAATACTACAAACTTCACCATGTTACTGTTGATGAAGCCGTCAGTGAGAAAATCAGACGGTTG GAGGAACTGCTTGAGAGAAATGAGAAGACAGCTGAGAATGAGGAATTGCTCTCTGCTGCTGAAGAGAAACTTAAAGCTATAAAGAACAGCATGCTTCAAAATGGGG GCCAGTTGGACAACCAGCAAATCATTCATATCATAATGGAGAAGCTAAACTCAATGCCCTGCAGAAATCAAGGGTTTGTTCTTGATGGATACCCAAAGACTTATTCACAGGCTAATGAGCTTTTCCAAG atgaaaACATGGAAGTGGAAGATGGCAGAGCTACAGAACCCAAATATAACAAAGTGATGATTCCAG AGTTCGTCTTCTCATTGGACGCCACTGATGATTTTCTGAAAGCACGTGTTCGGAGCCTTCAACAGAATGTTGCAGAGAtgaaacactacacacaagaGGAGTTTACCGACAGTCTTGCAAAATTCAGGCAGACTTTGGCAGAAGACGAGTCTGTGCTCGACTATTTCGATGAACTAGAAATCCACCCTGAACACATTG ACTGTGAGAATGTGGCTGTGGTGGAGAAGATCATTAAGACAGTCGGACGGCCAATGAACTACGGTCTGAGCCCAGAAGAaatggaggaggagaagaagaggaAAGAACATGAACGACACCAGCAGCTGAAGCAGGGGGAAGCTGAGAACAAACTCAGGGAGACCATGGAAAATGATAAATTTGCCAGTCTTTTGGAGGAATGG AACAGGAATACGGCTGAGGTGGAGAAGCAGGAACATGAGCTATTAGAGGCAAGATCTGTCCCCATGAGACACTACCTGATGAAGTATGTCATGCCCACTGTCGTACAAGGACTGGTGGACTGCTGCAAGGTCAAGCCTGATGACCCTGTGGActttttg GCTGAACACCTCTTCAGGAGCAACCCAGATGATTAG